A window from Melitaea cinxia chromosome 5, ilMelCinx1.1, whole genome shotgun sequence encodes these proteins:
- the LOC123654081 gene encoding acyl-CoA-binding protein-like has product MSLDEQFKKVADSVRNWKTRPSDSENLSLYSLYKQATIGDVNIAEPSDMIGKAKHKAWTGRKGMSQDEAKKQYIEQAEKLHSKYA; this is encoded by the exons CAATTCAAGAAAGTCGCTGACTCCGTCAGAAACTGGAAGACCAGGCCAAGTGACAGCGAGAACCTGTCTCTCTACTCCCTGTACAAGCAGGCTACCATTGGCGATGTCAATATCG CTGAGCCCAGTGACATGATCGGCAAGGCCAAACACAAGGCATGGACGGGCCGCAAGGGTATGTCCCAGGACGAAGCCAAGAAGCAGTATATCGAACAAGCTGAAAAATTACATTCCAAATACgcttaa